In Phaseolus vulgaris cultivar G19833 chromosome 3, P. vulgaris v2.0, whole genome shotgun sequence, the sequence ttataattcttttttttttaaattttgtaacaaccactttcttttattattttttgtttcagaTGACACCAGACAAGTTTTTAGTTCTGAATTATATTCAAAAGCTGAAAATGAAGGTGCATATCTTTAACTATAACTTCTTCACTTCTTCATCAAACTAAATCAATTTATATCAGAAAAGTAATAGATCACCTTTCTTAATTTTCTGAAAATAGCTACTGTTGAATTTGGACAACCTACTATTCAATGTGAATACTGCTTGGGCGAGGTTTGGTATGAAGAAAGATCTCAGAAATCTAAGATTTATGTTAAggttgatttttctatttgttgTCAAAAGGGAAAAGTACAACTCCCTTTCTTACAAAAACCTCCTAAATTGCTGTTAGATTTATTAAATGGGAAAGATAGTCGAAGTCAACACTATCTACAAAATATTAGAAGTTACAATAGTATGTTTTCATTTACTTCAATTGGAGGGAATATTCACTCTTCGATAAATGATGGATCTGGCCCTCCTCAATTTATTCTGCATGGACAAAACTATCATAGGATTGGAAGCTTGCTCCCCAATAGTGGATCATCTCCTAAGTTTGCACAACTTTACATATATGACACTCAAAATGAAGTGTCAAATAGATTATCTCACTTTGGGTATGTGTTATTTTTAGTTACTTTAATGACTTACTTTCTATTTACTGGATTAATTCaaagattatttttaatgatatatttttaaaaattgcatGTAGGTCAAAAGTGAAAAATGTGACGTTTGACAAATCCTTGATTGAAGATCTTACCAAGATGATTGATGACAACAATGTTTTGGCCAAAACTTTTAGAAGAGTAAGAGAATTTCTACATGATGATGTAAATTCAGATTTTGCATTGAGGTTATTTAGACACCGATGCAAAGATCCAAGAGTGTACAATACCCCTACAACAGATGAGATAGCTGCATTAATTGTGGGTGATATGAGCAACATGGAAGTAGGGCGAGATATCATAGTGAAAAAATATTCAGGACAAATGTATAGACTCCATGAAACACATACAGCCTTTATTCCATTACAATATCCATTAATATTCCCCTTTGGAGAGGATGGGTATCAAGAACAGATTTCAATACGGAATTCTGGAAGTAACAGCAGAGAACGTAAGAGAAGTCGTATTTCATTAAGGGAATTTATTGCATTTAGAATTCAAGAAAGAAATGTGGAGTTTGGGAATATAGTCCATTCACGTCGATTGTTTCAACAATTTTTGGTTGATGCATATACAATGGTTGAAGCTCAAAGATTGTCTTTTATAAGGCTAAACCAAAAAACAATCCGTTGTGATATTTTGCAAGGCGTACAAGAAGCAATGAATCAAGGAGAAACAAATTCTTCTGCAATTGGAAAGCGGATAGTTTTACCTTCATCTTTTACAGGAGGAATGAGATATATGTTCAACAATTGCCAAGATGCTATGGCCATTTGCAAAACATTTGGATATCCAGATTTATTTATCACTATTACCTGCAACGTAAATTGGTCAGAAATACGTGACTTTGTTACCTCAAAAGGATTAACTGCTGCTGATAGGCCAGACATTGTTTGTAGAGTTTTCAAGATGAAATTAGATCAAATGATGATTGACTTCAAAAAAAATGACTATTTTGGCAAAGTTAATGCAGGTAATCCACATTAACCCATATTTAACAGTTTGTTtgatttattattatgtattacattttgaagaatttttttcatattctttCAGGTATGTACACTGTGGAATTTCAAAAAAGGGGTTTACCTCATGCCCACATACTACTGTGGTTGGATGGAGAGAATAAGTTAAGAAATCCAACAGATATTGATGGATTCATTTATGCAGAATTACCCGATGCATTTTTATATCCTAAATTGTCAAAGGCAGTGACAACCTACATGATACATGGCCCTTGCGGGGTAAGTCGAATAAGTTCACCTTGCATGATTAATGGTAGATGTTCAAATTTTACCCAAAGAAATTTAAACTGTTGACTACTATTGATGAGGATGGATATGCATGTTATAAACGTCAAGATAATGGAACATTAATTCTTAAAAATGGAATTAAGTTGGACAATAGAAATGTTGTGCCATATAGCCCTTTGCTACTACTGAGGTATCAAGCCCATGTTAACACAGAATATTGCAACAAATCAAATTCAATCAAGTATTTGTTTAAATATGTGAACAAGGGTCCAGATAGAGCCAATTTGAAAATTACTACTGCTGATAAAGACTCTACAGAGACCCCAGTTATTGATGAAATTAAACAGTATTATGATTGTAGATACATATCTCCATGTGAAGCTGTGTGGAGAATATTTGCCTTTGATATCCATCATAGATGGCCTCCAGTTCAACGATTAACTTTTCATCTATTGTATGAgcaaccaattgtttttaaaGACAATGAAGACATTGATGAAATATTGAACTTCAATCAACATAAAACAACAATGTTTTTAGCTTGGTTTGAAGCTAATAAAATTTATCCACTGGGAAAAAATTTGACTTACTGTGAATACCCTAGATTTTTTGTTTGGATGGCAGACAGAAGAGAGTGGAAGCCAAGAAAAAATGGTCTTAGTATTGGAAGGTTAACATATATTCCTACAGGGTCAGGGGAATTATATTATCTGAGGTTATTGTTGAATTATCAAAAGGGTTGCTGTAGCTATGATAATATCAAAACTGTTAATGGTTTCATTCACAAAACATATAAAGAGGCATGCTATGCAATGGGGCTATTGGCAGATGATAAAGAGTTTATTGATGCAATTATAGAGTGCAGTGTCCTTGCTTCAGGAAATCAGTTGGGAAGACTCTTTGTTACCCTTTTAATGATGAATACTATGTGTAGACCAGATGAAGTGTGGAACAAAACATGGAAGTTGTTATCAGATGATATTTTATACCAAAAAGAAAGGAGTTTGTCCTACCaggtataattttattattttatttgaaatttataatttataattttataattgctATATGACATATAATTTCTTTCCTAGGTCTTAGAATTGAAGATGCTCAAATTCAAAACCTTTGTCTTCTACAAGTAGAAGAGTTATTAATTTCAAATGGTAAGTgtttgaaagattttccaagTCTGCCAGAACCTATTCATTCTGATTcctttatttatcaaaatagatTCATTATTGATGAATTGAATTATGACAAAATAcaaatgtctgaaatgcattgTTCTCTTTTTCAAACTCTTACTCCTGAGCAAGTGGAAGTTTATGAGAATATAATGACAGCAGTCCTGTTAGACCTTGgtggattttttttcttatatggttATGGGGGAACTGGAAAAACTTTCATGTGGAAAACTTTGTCCACTGGTCTTAGATCAAAAGGGTTTATTGTTTTAAATGTAGCTTCTAGCGGTATAGCTTCTTTGTTACTTCCAGGGGGAAAAAGAGCTCATTCTACCTTTTGCATTCCTTTTGTAATAAATGAAGAGTCAACATGCAATATTCCTCAAGGAAGTCTTAGGGCCAAATTGTTGATCAAAACGAAATTAATTATATGGGATGAAGCCCCAATGATTAATAGGTTATGTTTTGAAGCCCTAGATAGAACTTTAAGGGATGTCATGAGAGCTGTAAGTGAAGAAAATGCTCTTAAACCTTTTGGTGGTAAAGTAATTGTATTGGGAGGAGACTTTCGTCAGATATTACTGTTGTCAAAAATGGATCAAAGTATGACATTGTGAAGGCAACAGTAAATTACTCTGACTTATGGAAACATTGCAAAATCTTAAAACTTACAGAGAATATGAGATTAAAGAGTGATACATCAATTCAAAgtaaaacagaaataaaagaGTTTGCTGATTGGATACTTCACATTGGAGATGGAGATATGGAGCTAAATGAGTTGGGACAAGGAATGATTGAAATACCGGAAGAGAATTTAATTTTAGATGTTGAACAACCTTTACTGCAGTTGGTTGAGTTTGTTTATCCCTCCTACATAAACAATGTGACATCTGATGATTCTTTTGATGATGGTGCAATATTATGTCCAACAAAAGAATGTGTGGATCAAGTGAATGAATTCATTTTATCATTAATACCAGGATCTGAAGTTACTTATTTAAGTTCAGACAGTCCTTGCGATGTGAAGAACAAGAAAATGCTCAAGCTGAGTGGTTTACAACTGAATTTTTAAATGAGATCAAATGCTCTGGAATTCCCAATCACTGTGTTAAATTAAAAGTCGGAGTTCCAATAATGCTTCTAAGAAATATTGATCAAGCCAATGGACTTTGCAATGGAACAAGATTACATGTAACTCACTTGGGGAAAAATGTTATTGGTGCCAAAGTTATTACTGGGAAAAATATAGGTGATCAAATATTTATTCCCAGAATGAACTTGACTCCTTCGGAAACAGGTTTGCCATTTATGTTTCAAAGAAGGCAATTTCCAATATCTTTGTGTTTTGCCATGACAATAAataaaagtcaaggtcaaactCTGAATAAAGTTGGTCTATATCTATCCCGTCCAGTCTTTACACACGGACAATTATATGTTGCTCTTTCAAGAGTAAAATCTAAGAAAGGGTTGAAGATATTGATTTTGGATGATAATGGTATTCCCACAAATTTCACTACTAACGTGGTTTACAAAGAAATATTCGAAAATGTTTGAAGTATTAACTTACAGCGTTACATATGAGGTAtgaaatttctttatttatttgaaatatatttttatttatcatatttttttgtaatatatgaACAACAATTTAAGAACTGATATACACTATCTCTTATAGGTTTTGATCAATGCTTTTGTTTGACACAATTATTCATGGTCATCTTGAAAGTATGGTACGTATCTTTTATTTTGACATATCTTTGTCAAGGTtgcttaatttaattaatgttttacaGGAATTACTTATAAGAAGTAAcagttttgtaaaattaaagtTCAGAAATGATGAATCTGTAAAGCACTTGATGACGTATGTttacttaaattattaattacataatttattattactattacaaATTTCGTGTACCTATTTGTGTACTTAATCTTTTATTCAGGCTCTTGAAAGGCAATGTGAAATTCTTGATTTATGGAGTCAAATTCTATTGAGGGTTGCGTACTGGATGATCATATCTCATTCAAGATATTAAGGACAAATATCAACATTGATTCAAAGGAAGTAATTTTAATGAAGAAATTTGATGTAGTATTAGCACTGCTTGGACAGTTTTGCAGTATATTCGTTACTCTCtgcatattatttaatttatattcacaCTATATTTTGATGATTTGTAGAATTACTATTGCACATTTCTTTGTATAATGTTTTGGTCTCACCACAGGACACAATGTTTCAGGTACTGTTAATATTAgagttaaaacaatttcttaaatttcaatacgtttatatattatatatataaatttttattattatcttattttaatcagtattttttttttataactgatataaattttttttatctagaatATTTCAGGTGAGTTATTTGTTTCAAGAACCTTTACAGGTATTGTCATCATTTTTGTGTACATTTTAATAGTTTGTTTTATTAGTAATAACTatgtgttttattaatttttagcgTTTTTACTATTTGGACACTTTTAATTTCTTTGTGTAATGTGTTACTGTGCTCAAATTATATCTTAAATCATAACTTATACCTTAAATGATTATATAAGTTATTGTGCTCATATTATATCAACATTATGGTCAACAAGATAAAAGGTAGatcatttcttattttcaagCTTTTTGTTTATTGATAAATGGTTGCATTAAATAGGTATCAGACTAATTagtcaataatttattttattctttttgagatagagtgtgccCTTTTTATTTTCCTGATACACTTTTTTCGAAATTTATTTGCTTTTTCCTATGCAGAACTTTTTTCGAAATTTAATTGCTTTTTCCTATGCAGAACTTTTTTCGAAATTTAATTGCTTTTTCCTATGCAGAGTTCGTGAAGCAGGTAATCATTTCATCCCAATTTCCAAATTTAaggatttcaaaatttatttttttaaacaatcatttattttataaattatttaaattttaaccgTTGGATTTACatgctattattattattattattattattatttatgtcaaATCATTATATGTTGtgagaattgattttttttctgggacgaattctttttatgttatatttctcatcatcaaacttcttaaaatgaacaaattcattattcaaaaatatttattaaataaaacaatttttttaaatcaaaaaatatttaaaggctTTATTTATTGATACATGCGTGCTTTACATGTATCTGATAGCAATCAACTCACAATTTTTCAGAttgtactttttttaatttagtctgacttgcttgattttgtatttttacaGATACACGTGGCTAATGTAATCTCTCTTACACATTTCTCAAAATATTGATTCCTCTTCCCTATCAGATTTGGTAGATATAGATAATCATTTCacattaaacattaaatatttcgCTTCCCACAACCGTACTCATTTCTaccaaatcttctataaaatatCCTTAACCCTACTTTTTTTCTGGTGCTCTACTACTTTGTTTCTGGTGGTTTCTCTattattctttttctcttctactGAGTTCTTGGTGTTTTCTCCACTACTCATTTAATGGCGCCCAGTGCTGAAGAAATCATTAGACTTCAAACAAGAGGAGTCTTTTGGTGCATGAACAGTCGTGGTGAcgtatgtatatttattttttttttccaaatttctTCTTTTCAACATTGTCTTTATTTCctgaccttttttttttctttatttcataaaaatagCTTGGTTATGTAGATCGGGCTTTCGCCATCGAGTTTCAAAAAGAACTGGGAAAGGAGTGGACACTGGCTGATCAGAGGAAACGTCCATATAGTGGAATATAACGAAAATTTATTGTCGCCGGAAATATTGAGTGGAtggtttaatttatttgatttttatggtTTCATAGATGATAACTACATTTTATTCCGTTATGTGGGTCACAACGCCTTCCATATAACTGTTTATATGGATGACGTCCCTCAGAGTGGAGTAGATCCTTATTggaagaaattgaagggaaggaACCCTTAAGCATTGGTCCCTTTGATCATTTTTCAATAAAGTTGTCTCGATTAAGTATCCAACTCAGTTATCTGGTtagtataaaattgatttatttcaaATGCTCTGTATTTTATTCTACttcatttctattttcttattatttcgATATTGTTGTAGGATCTTCCTGCTAAATTTTCACAATATATTCGACAGGGAGATTCAACAAGGTTACTCTGCATGGTCTACTAATGAATGTGGAATGCAAGATCTTGAAGGGAAGCTCCTTTTAGACGGATTAAACTTGGAAAAGGGTGGAAGAATTTCTGTAGTTTCATTCTTTTCGTGAAGGAGACAAGATTATCTTCGAATGTGATACGAGAAATCCTTCTTCTCATATCAGGGTTTTGTTACTTACTTCTATTCACAGTTTAAGTTATCCTGCATAATTTCGGTTATTATTCTCATAGCATAATAGTTACCAAGGACTAAGAAAGCTCATACATATTTATGTTTATGCTACTTGGACTTTTTTGGAAAACTGAACAGTTAGGTACtctttatgtttatattatattcaCTATATGTTTCTGTTTAGTATTGTTCATATTCTATTTGTTCATctgtttatttataaatttgtttcatTATCTGGTATATTTATAATAGGTTGGCATTATTACATATGCTTAACACTATAACAATTGCCAGTATATTAAAGTCAAAAAatcttttatcatattttttattatatatattttgtgttaATATTAGAGAATGCTTATATTCGTTTTATTCTTTGTATATTGTCTATTATTAATTAGTCATTCAAGTATTAATTgttgctttttttttatatagaacatgatgatgtatatatgtttattattgttgtatGGTTTTTAAGAtctttagttatttatataatagtatttcattatgttttagttgtattatattacattacattttaatttaatttagatcATAAAAGGtgaattcataatttaatatgattttgccTACAATCTGTTTCttgaagaaacacacatttactGAGagtttttttgtaataattgtacttggtataatctcctgaattctattttttaattgtaaacaTTTTTTGGAGagtttattctattttttaattgcaaagaTTTTTTGGAGAGTTTTTTTTGCAGATTAAATTACAGGTTGAAGATAGCATGAGGTTGGTGAAGAGGACTTCAAAATGAGAGGACTTCAAAATGGATACATAGTATTAGataattgttttataataatgttgttcaaaatattttattgtattgatattgtaatgtatttattatggccaaatatattcataaatttttaattatgttacattatattaaattcattaatatactaaaattatataaatttatactatacaatatatttaatttcatttcatcaaattaataatttatatatatctaaataaatttattatttttaatattaatatttaaatataaaaaattcgaAAAAGTCACACGGGTCAACCTACTAGtctaaaacaacataaaactacaAAATTAGTAGAAATAGTTTTGGGCTTTGAAATCACACAGAATTTTTTGAGTTTGACATGCTTTGAAATCTGAAATCTAGATTGACCACCTTTAGCAAAATTATGACAAAGTTTGCTGGCACTGAGTAGTTGTTAATTGGAATATTTTATGGGTTTTGGAAATTTAGGAGGTATAAGCTTATGCTCAAGTGTGAGTTCCAGCAAAATATGTCCTGCATAATGTTGAATATAGTTTCACACTTTCACATATATTTCAATGTATAACAAGGACACAAAGTTGATATTGATATAACATATTATTTGACCCGAATAGAAAAAAAGTACCACAGTTGTCTCTACAACTTCTATTTAGTTGTAACTTCAATTTTCCCCGTTGAGATCTTTtctaatacaaaaataatactttttgacgactttataatatatactattttaatgtgatgaatttaaaataaatatatataataaaagataaatttaaatttaaataatataataaaataataatattaagaattataatataattataatgaaaaatttGTGGGTTGTCAATAATGATACAATTTTCATTGCTTTGGAAAAAGGGTTTCTCGTCACACATATCTTCGCTAGTTGAATACAAGGCATGCCAAGACACTTCTTTTAAAAGTTCTTCTACAATAAGATCAAATCACTAAAATAATGTGAAaatgtcttcttcttttttggACATTTTTCCAATAGTTCCATTAGAAAATAACCCGACATGAAATTGAATCACAAACTgacaagaaaatgaaaaaaaaaaaaacacgagGTAGAAAATGAGGAAAATTAAGTGGTCATGTGGTGATGGCATGATTAAGGGAATAGTCATACAGAGTTGGTATGAGATAAAGGTTGTTTTTTCTTCCCATGTAGCTCCAAAGGCTTCTNNNNNNNNNNNNNNNNNNNNNNNNNNNNNNNNNNNNNNNNNNNNNNNNNNNNNNNNNNNNNNNNNNNNNNNNNNNNNNNNNNNNNNNNNNNNNNNNNNNNNNNNNNNNNNNNNNNNNNNNNNNNNNNNNNNNNNNNNNNNNNNNNNNNNNNNNNNNNNNNNNNNNNNNNNNNNNNNNNNNNNNNNNNNNNNNNNNNNNNNNNNNNNNNNNNNNNNNNNNNNNNNNNNNNNNNNNNNNNNNNNNNNNNNNNNNNNNNNNNNNNNNNNNNNNNNNNNNNNNNNNNNNNNNNNNNNNNNNNNNNNNNNNNNNNNNNNNNNNNNNNNNNNNNNNNNNNNNNNNNNNNNNNNNNNNNNNNNNNNNNNNNNNNNNNNNNNNNNNNNNNNNNNNNNNNNNNNNNNNNNNNNNNNNNNNNNNNNNNNNNNNNNNNNNNNNNNNNNNNNNNNNNNNNNNNNNNNNNNNNNNNNNNNNNNNNNNNNNNNNNNNNNNNNNNNNNNNNNNNNNNNNNNNNNNNNNNNNNNNNNNNNNNNNNNNNNNNNNNNNNNNNNNNNNNNNNNNNNNNNNNNNNNNNNNNNNNNNNNNNNNNNNNNNNNNNNNNNNNNNNNNNNNNNNNNNNNNNNNNNNNNNNNNNNNNNNNNNNNNNNNNNNNNNNNNNNNNNNNNNNNNNNNNNNNNNNNNNNNNNNNNNNNNNNNNNNNNNNNNNNNNNNNNNNNNNNNNNNNNNNNNNNNNNNNNNNNNNNNNNNNNNNNNNNNNNNNNNNNNNNNNNNNNNNNNNNNNNNNNNNNNNNNNNNNNNNNNNNNNNNNNNNNNNNNNNNNNNNNNNNNNNNNNNNNNNNNNNNNNNNNNNNNNNNNNNNNNNNNNNNNNNNNNNNNNNNNNNNNNNNNNNNNNNNNNNNNNNNNNNNNNNNNNNNNNNNNNNNNNNNNNNNNNNNNNNNNNNNNNNNNNNNNNNNNNNNNNNNNNNNNNNNNNNNNNNNNNNNNNNNNNNNNNNNNNNNNNNNNNNNNNNNNNNNNNNNNNNNNNNNNNNNNNNNNNNNNNNNNNNNNNNNNNNNNNNNNNNNNNNNNNNNNNNNNNNNNNNNNNNNNNNNNNNNNNNNNNNNNNNNNNNNNNNNNNNNNNNNNNNNNNNNNNNNNNNNNNNNNNNNNNNNNNNNNNNNNNNNNNNNNNNNNNNNNNNNNNNNNNNNNNNNNNNNNNNNNNNNNNNNNNNNNNNNNNNNNNNNNNNNNNNNNNNNNNNNNNNNNNNNNNNNNNNNNNNNNNNNNNNNNNNNNNNNNNNNNNNNNNNNNNNNNNNNNNNNNNNNNNNNNNNNNNNNNNNNNNNNNNNNNNNNNNNNNNNNNNNNNNNNNNNNNNNNNNNNNNNNNNNNNNNNNNNNNNNNNNNNNNNNNNNNNNNNNNNNNNNNNNNNNNNNNNNNNNNNNNNNNNNNNNNNNNNNNNNNNNNNNNNNNNNNNNNNNNNNNNNNNNNNNNNNNNNNNNNNNNNNNNNNNNNNNNNNNNNNNNNNNNNNNNNNNNNNNNNNNNNNNNNNNNNNNNNNNNNNNNNNNNNNNNNNNNNNNNNNNNNNNNNNNNNNNNNNNNNNNNNNNNNNNNNNNNNNNNNNNNNNNNNNNNNNNNNNNNNNNNNNNNNNNNNNNNNNNNNNNNNNNNNNNNNNNNNNNNNNNNNNNNNNNNNNNNNNNNNNNNNNNNNNNNNNNNNNNNNNNNNNNNNNNNNNNNNNNNNNNNNNNNNNNNNNNNNNNNNNNNNNNNNNNNNNNNNNNNNNNNNNNNNNNNNNNN encodes:
- the LOC137839187 gene encoding LOW QUALITY PROTEIN: uncharacterized protein (The sequence of the model RefSeq protein was modified relative to this genomic sequence to represent the inferred CDS: inserted 3 bases in 3 codons); translation: MSVSRQNTNCVKDVNPQSENWILIARVIRLWFVSDFKKTKFPFSMEMVIQDKDGDRIHVSVRRTLIYKFQNDIFEDKVYSFNFFSVSTNSGSYRTTCHQYKINFQFGTKVSSIDVIGILTGVGTERELNRSGSTTKLNAISIEADGYRIECTLFGNYVDELNAFLSSGELENIVISVHFAKVKIFQDKVFIQNCLECTKIIYNDKSKDATELKKRMIESTDSPTQGLSQLCDSGKQNVEDEFITFIHRNTIQGLKDCKEESTFVILATIKHIVSDDDWWYTACLCGKVVYPDSKMFFCEKCNKHVIKVQQRYKLKLRVIDETDSTTFVLFDRDATTLINKSCTKLFESHDKNGDSGVLPKDFDLLIDKDVLFKVGCVKDQSLRFDQSFRVKKVCIDDSTIQRFCEGRVENVELHSQKKRLCTIKDVQQDESFVPLSQDLFNKFSTEAAELQSKTIDLGSDNVLGTVTEFVAPRVTRDFASPAHTPDDDIPLRKRIAISLLYFFPTSIILIFLFLIVMAVIPEEIVKLCGKGLFTTVNIRGENGHVDRAFAIEFENELEEEWTLSDSQGNIHIVYYNKDILCPQIVYGWSRLSDFYGFKGDHNILFRYVGNNSFHITVFMGELCEMILTKFLKEVEGRLPLNSGPFIHFGLKLSSKQVFGGYVDLPSPFSEYIRRGKFKKVNLHGWLEAVECTIFKSRYQIPDLLCMVYYVSAWFWEVQLKHFRTEKIYPMEEFLFFVKQKSCSRMVQKKVSQSSFFLLNRVVGSGYIDVLYVSVFGENQNPNTTCISESRNVLAADNGKDAKRKRKNILYELRRENVKTTGGSTPNSCEDLGSPTSGIMITNIPVYEKFTPNNQLMHSATKVLSSMSTVSNLELLQDVAKSAKVEEGNFIYGQREKVNPTRGQTIVNSSKKFLCQSSQNTSINDSICAKLTPDNEFNTMHSIPKVLSSMSTVSNEEFGLTVQLHGQSTLKSSQDFDSQTSGITGSNFLSSHQLTPKNHLNMMNSTTKAMSSMQTITHGDITLTQLPHVTPKSHVNVMDATSQSLSCLQTICTTPKFQGNSVAGSLGYVFSNTLNLHNKSGTHSVEIIESVTQRLNFDEDIQNEENNDDTRQVFSSELYSKAENEATVEFGQPTIQCEYCLGEVWYEERSQKSKIYVKVDFSICCQKGKVQLPFLQKPPKLLLDLLNGKDSRSQHYLQNIRSYNSMFSFTSIGGNIHSSINDGSGPPQFILHGQNYHRIGSLLPNSGSSPKFAQLYIYDTQNEVSNRLSHFGSKVKNVTFDKSLIEDLTKMIDDNNVLAKTFRRVREFLHDDVNSDFALRLFRHRCKDPRVYNTPTTDEIAALIVGDMSNMEVGRDIIVKKYSGQMYRLHETHTAFIPLQYPLIFPFGEDGYQEQISIRNSGSNSRERKRSRISLREFIAFRIQERNVEFGNIVHSRRLFQQFLVDAYTMVEAQRLSFIRLNQKTIRCDILQGVQEAMNQGETNSSAIGKRIVLPSSFTGGMRYMFNNCQDAMAICKTFGYPDLFITITCNVNWSEIRDFVTSKGLTAADRPDIVCRVFKMKLDQMMIDFKKNDYFGKVNAGMYTVEFQKRGLPHAHILLWLDGENKLRNPTDIDGFIYAELPDAFLYPKLSKAVTTYMIHGPCGVSRISSPCMINGRCXKFYPKKFKLLTTIDEDGYACYKRQDNGTLILKNGIKLDNRNVVPYSPLLLLRYQAHVNTEYCNKSNSIKYLFKYVNKGPDRANLKITTADKDSTETPVIDEIKQYYDCRYISPCEAVWRIFAFDIHHRWPPVQRLTFHLLYEQPIVFKDNEDIDEILNFNQHKTTMFLAWFEANKIYPLGKNLTYCEYPRFFVWMADRREWKPRKNGLSIGRLTYIPTGSGELYYLRLLLNYQKGCCSYDNIKTVNGFIHKTYKEACYAMGLLADDKEFIDAIIECSVLASGNQLGRLFVTLLMMNTMCRPDEVWNKTWKLLSDDILYQKERSLRIEDAQIQNLCLLQVEELLISNGKCLKDFPSLPEPIHSDSFIYQNRFIIDELNYDKIQMSEMHCSLFQTLTPEQVEVYENIMTAVLLDLGGFFFLYGYGGTGKTFMWKTLSTGLRSKGFIVLNVASSGIASLLLPGGKRAHSTFCIPFVINEESTCNIPQGSLRAKLLIKTKLIIWDEAPMINRLCFEALDRTLRDVMRAVSEENALKPFGGKVIVLGGDFRQILXVVKNGSKYDIVKATVNYSDLWKHCKILKLTENMRLKSDTSIQSKTEIKEFADWILHIGDGDMELNELGQGMIEIPEENLILDVEQPLLQLVEFVYPSYINNVTSDDSFDDGAILCPTKECVDQVNEFILSLIPGSEVTYLSSDSPCXCEEQENAQAEWFTTEFLNEIKCSGIPNHCVKLKVGVPIMLLRNIDQANGLCNGTRLHVTHLGKNVIGAKVITGKNIGDQIFIPRMNLTPSETGLPFMFQRRQFPISLCFAMTINKSQGQTLNKVGLYLSRPVFTHGQLYVALSRVKSKKGLKILILDDNGIPTNFTTNVVYKEIFENV